CGCGAAATACCGGAACAAAAGTGCGAAAACAGCTCCTTTGGATACTGTTGCCAGAAACGCCGTAACCGGTGCCGGAGCTCCCTGGTACACATCCGCCACCCACATATGAAAGGGAACAACTCCCAACTTGAATCCTATGCCTACGAAGATAAGACCTGCACCAGCAAGCAGTAGAACCTGCGGGGCTTCGGTGCCGATCTCCCGGAGGGCGATGAAATTCATGATGCCTGTTTGGGCGAATACCAGCGCCATGCCGAAAAGCAGGAACGCGTCGGCAGTCGCAGTAAGAACAAGATATTTAAGTCCTGCTTCAACACCATCGCGAGTCAGTCGCTTGTAAGCAACCAGGGCATACAATGAGATACTCAGGATTTCCAACCCCAGAAAGAATGAAGCAAAATGGCTGCTGCACGTAAGAACTGCTGCACCTAAACAACCCAGAAGCAGAAGCACGTAGAATTCTTCTTCAGGCTCGGTATATTCCTGAAAGTAACCGTGCGCGAGAACCGCAACCGCCAAGCCTGCGGCAAATATCAAACCCATGTAATATGACGCGAAGCCGTCCACAAGGAACAGAGGCGTAACCTGCCTGGGAATGGAATGGGACACGGCAACAACCGCCATGAGAGAAGCTGCCAGACCAGAACCCGCAATCACGGCCGAGATTACATGGCTGCGGTGGAACGCAACAAAAAGCATGAGCAAGACTGCTGCTGCAGATAGGATCAGAAAAGGCAAAAGCATGAAAAGATCGAAAAGATTCATTACCGATTTCCGGATTCAAAAGCATTCGGAACGTTTGCTGACTTGATTTCAGAAGAGGAATCTTGCCGGGAAGCATCCCGACTCGCTTCCTCGCTTGCCTGGATTGCCTCGACTGCGGGGCGGGTAACACTCAGAAGTGGCTGGGGATGCAATCCTAACCACAGGAGCCCCACAATCATGCTTGCGGCCATTGCGGTTTCCCTGAGCGACAGATCGGGCAATTGCCATCGTTCATTGCTCTGCCCGTAAAATGCCTTTTGCACCAACCAGAGCGAATAGACTGCGGCAAATACAAGGCCGAAAACAGCGGGAACCGTATAAAAGGGATTCGCCTGATACACACCAACGAGTATTAAAAACTCTCCCACGAAATTTCCCAGCCCCGGCAAGCCGAGTGATGCCAGAGCAAAGAACAGGACCGCTCCACCCATTCTGGGCACTGAGGCCCACAATCCGCCCATACGGCTCATCTCACGAGAATGGATCCTTTCCTGCAAAGCGCCCACGAGGACGAATAAGGCCCCTGTGCTGAGTCCGTGTGCGACCATCTGCACCACCGCCCCCTGGAGAGCCCATTGGTTGCAGGCAAAAACACCCAAGAGAACGAAACCGAGGTGGCTTACGCTAGTGTACGCTACCAGCCGCTTCAGGTCGGTCTGTGCGAAGGCCAAAACAGCACCGTACAGTATGCCCACCAGTCCCATTATCATTGCCACCGGAGCGAATGAAGCAGAGGCTTCCGGAAACAGGGGCAAGATGAACCGCAAGAGACCGTACGCTCCTGTTTTCAGGAGAAGACCGGCAAGTATGACGCTTCCGGCTGTAGGCGCTTCAGTATGTGCATCAGGAAGCCATGTGTGGAACGGCACTGCCGGGAGTTTCACCGCAAAAGCGGCGAAGAACCCGAGCATTAACCAGAAAGAAAACGGTCCTGTCACAGGATTTTCAAGAAGCTGAAAGTAATCGAACGTGTATGTGCCGGTGCTGCCGCCATTCACAAAATACAGGCCCAGCATGGCAAAAAGCATGAGAAGTCCGCCGGCCTGGGTGAAAATGAAGAACTTAACTGCGGCATATATTCTGTTTTCATGGCCCCAAATTCCGATGAGAAAGTACATGGGGACAAGCATAACTTCCCAGAAAAAATAGAAAAGAATCAAATCGAAGGCCAGAAACACGCCGAGAATTCCGCTCAGAACCGTCATCAGCAGAAAATGAAAAAAGCCCGCATTCTCCTGAATTTCCGTCCATGAGCACGCGACGGCGATGATGCCGAGAAAGAGCGTCAAAAAGACCAGGACAAGGCTCAGTCCATCCATCGCCAAATGGAAGCTTATGCCTAATTGAGGCATCCACTCTAACTGAATGTCCGCCAGCCACGTCCCCGGAGAAGACCACGCAATGAACGCAAGATAGACGGCACCTGCCAGATCTATCGCGAGGGCTGCCAGAGAGATCCAACGAGACCATCGAACCTCTCTTCCCGCCAGTATCCAGGTGACGATACCGCCGAGGAACGGAATCAAAATGAGCAGAACCAGAATCATAGAAACACCATGAAAGCAGCAGCCAGGATTGCTCCGACAGCAATGCCGACTGCATAATGTCTCACGAGCCCTGTTTGGGTTCGACTCAAGACACCATTGAGCCATCCTGTCACTTTAGCAATTCCGGCGTACAGGGAGTCGACAATATCCGCTCGGTTTTTCGAGGAAATCCATACAAACGGCACGATGAAGACACGCCTGTAAAGCCAGTCAAACCCGAATCCCGCATACCAGTACTCGTGGATCACGGATCCGAATCGGGTAGCTGCGAGACGATCCAAAATTGCGGAGGGCTCTATATACAGGAAAAATCCCACAAGAACACCCGAGAGAGAAACAATCGCCGCAGCCAACGCCAGAACAGTCTCCGTGCTCATGCTCATGTGCTGACTCTTCACAGCAGGCAGAGCGGTCTGGAGAAAATCGGTGAACAGCGTGACATGACCCAAAACCCTGGGGGTCTCCAGAAATCCTGAGACAACGGACAAACCGGCCAATACCGCGAGAGGTATTACAATCGCAAGTCCGGGCTTTTTCGGAGATCCTGACTTCTCATGTCCGAAAAACACGAGGAAGACTACTCGAAAGATGTACAAGGACGTGATGAACGCTCCGAGAACTCCTCCCAGCCACAACAATGGATTCCCCTGTTCTGAAGACCATGTGAAGAGCAGAATGGCATCTTTGCTGTAGAATCCCCCTGTGATGAGAGGAATGGCGGCCAGCGAACCCGATCCTATGAGAAAGGTCCAAAATGCCACCGGTAGCTTTTTCCGCAGACCGCCCATTTTGAAGATATTCTGTTCATGATGCATGGCAGTAATGACCACACCCGCGGAAAGAAACAAAACAGACTTGAAAAATGCGTGGGTAAAGAAATGAAAAATAGCTGCGGACCATGCACCGACTCCCAGAGCCAGAAACATGTACCCTATCTGGCTCATGGTGGAGTATGCCAGGACCCGCTTTATATCCGTTTGGACCAGGGCGCTGAAACCGGCAATCAGAAGCGTAAGCAATCCGATGGTAGCCACCGTGGTCTGTACGGGCGGCGCAAGAGAGAACAGGACGTTTGTCCTCGCGATCAGATAGACTCCGGCAGTGACCATGGTAGCTGCGTGGATGAGGGCACTCACCGGTGTAGGACCTGCCATTGCATCGGGAAGCCATGTTTGGAGTGGCAATTGAGCAGACTTGCCCAAGGCTCCGATCAGGATAAGGGTAGCTGCGAGCACGGCCGTTTGTGATCCGGGATACCATGCGATCGAAGCACGTGTTATGATTTCCTGTATCTGAAGAGTGCCCAAGTGGGCGAAAAGGAAGAAGATGCCCAAAGCGAGAGCAGTATCCCCAATACGGGTTATGACAAAAGCTTTTATTGCAGCGTAACCGTTCTCCGGGTTCTTGTACCAGAAACCGATGAGAAGGTAGCTGCATATTCCCACTCCTTCCCAGCCAAGGTACAGAAGGAGCATGTTGTCAGCAAGAACCAGAACCAGCATGAATCCCACGAAGAGATTCATGTACGCAAAGAACTTCTGATAATCTTCTTCATCAATCATGTACTCTGCAGAGTACAGATGAATGAAAAATCCGACCACCGTCACCACCATTGCCATGGTCAGCGAAAGCGCATCGAAGTAAAAACTGATCCTGGGTGCAAATCCGGCAACGTTGAACCATGACCCCACGGAATGTACGTAGAAGGTCTGCTTGGATAACGGAATCATGAACTCGAACATTGCAATGAGTGCGACAATTGCGGAGACACCTACCGAACCCACGCCGATTGCGGCAATCACCCGTTTCTGAAGCCTCGATCCGGTGAGGGCGAGTATCAGGAATCCCAAAAACGGCAGAGCTGGAATGAGCCAAACTTTGGTAAACATTTATCCTCTCATGGTATCTGCCGCGTCAGTGTTCAGAGTTTTGAAACGATGATAGAACTGAACGACCAGAGTCAACCCTACAGCTACTTCAGCAGCCGCCATGGTCAGCACGAAAATAAACATCACCTGACCGTCCGGTTGTCCCCATCTTGCGCCTGCGATTACGAAAGCCAAACCTGCAGCATTGAGCATCACCTCAATTGACATGAGCATGAATATGATGTTTCTCCGCACGAGAAGACCGATCAAACCAAGCGAAAACAGTATTGCGCAGAGAATCAGCCCGTGCTCCATGGGTACGGAAGCAGTCACGATCTACCTCCTCCCGGCGACCTTCGACCGAGATGATACGCACCCACAAGTCCCGCCAGCAGCAGTATCGAAGCCAGTTCGACTCCCAGCACGTACGGACCGAACAGAGCTATTCCCACCTGTTTGGGACCCACTTCCTCAACGGCTGAAGGAATTCCTCGATTCTGAAGAAAGACGTATGCCAATTCCAAAAGGAGAATGGTCGCAAGTACGGAAGGCCCGATCCATGTCTTCGGGTTGAACAATTGCTTATAACGATCCTCTTCCTCGGACCCGGGATTCAGCATCATGATCACAAATACGAAAAGCACCATTATCGCCCCGGCATACACGATTATCTCCAGTGCCGCAGCAAACGGTGCTCCAATGGTAAAAAAGACAAGAGCGACAGCGAGGAGTGAAAGAATCAGGTACAGGAGCGAATGTACCGGATTGCGCAACGTGATCACGAGCACGGTGGCCACAATCGCGACAAGTCCCGAAATATAGAACACAATATTCAATGCTATCTCCTCAATCGGAACTAGAGCATCAGATCGTTTACATCAACCGGGGGTTTTTGATTCAGCGATTCTTCATCCTTTTCTTTTTTTCCCACGGCAAGCCCTGAAACTGCATAGAAATTGTAGTCCGGATATTTTCCCGGACCGTCAATGAGCAAGTGTTCTTTCTCATATACGAGATTGTGTCTCTCGTATTCCGACATTTCGAAGTCATTGGTCAGTTGTATCGCATATGTAGGGCACGCCTCCTCGCAAAATCCGCAAAAAATGCATCGCGAGAAGTTGATGCGAAAGAATTCAGGATATCTCCGTCCTTCCGGTGTCTGGGTTGCTTGAAGAGCAATACAATCTACCGGACAGGCTACAGCGCAAAGGTAACAGGCTACACAGCGCTCCTGGCCGTCAGGGTCTCTCGACAGGATGATTCGGCCGCGCCATCGAGGCGGAATATAAGGCTTTTCCTCAGGATAAAGGATAGTCTCACGCTTGCGAAACGAATGCATGAGAATAGTCCACATGCTTTTCAGAAAAGCGAACATCGCGTTACCTCATACCAATGCGCTTTCAAAGCAATAAAATCTTATTCTTTTGATTGCGAGCCGATTTCAAAACCCACCCGCGAGCACAATGCCGCCCAGCACAACGAGGTTGAGCAATGAAATCGGCAGCATTACTTTCCAGCCGAAGGACATCAGTTGATCGTACCTCGGGCGAGGAAACGTAGCCCGGAACAGAATGAACAGTATAATGAACACGAACGTTTTCAGAAAAAACCATATCACCGGCGGAAGAACAGGGCCGTGCCATCCGCCCAAAAAAAGAATCACCGTCAATGCCGAGATGAGGACGATGCCAAGGTACTCGCCCACAAAAAACATGCCGAATTTCATACCGGAATATTCTGTGTGAAAACCCGCAACCAACTCGTTTTCCGCCTCAGGGAGATCGAAAGGGAGACGCCTGGTTTCGGCCAGTCCGGCTATGACAAAAACTATAAATCCTGGAAATTGCGGAATAACGAACCAGAGATTCTGCTGAGCATCCACGATCTCACGCAGATTGAAACTGCCGGCCAGCATCACAACGCCCATGACTGACAGTCCCATGTAGATTTCATAACTCACCATCTGGGCCGCTGCTCTTACCGCTCCTATGAGCGAGTATTTGGCAGCCGACGACCAGCCGCCCAGAGCCACACTGTACACACCGAGGGATGACATGCCCAGTATGAACAGCAGCCCTATGTTTAGATCGGCAATGAAGATTCCCGGAGCAAAAGGCACCACTGCAAAGGAAACCAACACCGTGAACATGATGATTGTGGGTGCGATGACAAAAACCCATTTGTCCGAAAATGGCGGGATCCAGTCTTCCTTGGTGAGGATTTTGACCATGTCCGCCAATACCTGAAGCAAACCGAACGGACCTGCCCGATTGGGGCCGTACCGATCCTGCCATAGCCCGAGGAGGCGACGTTCCACCCAGATCAGGCCTGCTGCTAGAGCCAGGAGAACAACGAGTACTGCCACTATGATCAGAATCGGTTTCAAAACGGCTTCCATATTAGGTTCTATCTCTCTCGACTGCTCTGATACCAATTTGCATTCAAAATCCCCCACATTCCCCCCTTTATTAAAGGGGGGGTAGAGGGGATTTTTCGTCTAACTTTGAAAGCAAATCGGACTGATCTCTCCCCAGGCCGGCAGATCTATTCCTTTCAAGCCGGGAAGTCCCACGGGTAGTCCGGCCACTCCCTGAGCCAGTCCGGGGATGATTCTTAACGGAAGCTCGTACACGCGATCGAGCTTCACCTCCATCAAATCTCCTTCGTCTGATCCAAACAAGGCCGCATCTTCCGGGGACAGCCCTACATAGGGTTTCGGTGATCGTTCCGCGATACCGGGACTGAGCACACTGAGTTCTTCAGATCCAAAAATGTGATACAGCGTCACGAACTGCCAGGCATCGGGTCTGGACTCGAAGGACTGAGGCACATCGTTGAAATAGTCTCGAATCGGCTCAGTCCGAGGTTCGATGAGACGAACTCCCGGGTTTCCTCCCACGAGCGGACCGGCGATTTCACTCTGGAATTTGTTTAGAGACTGTATGGAATTCCAGCCCGGCCACCAGAACCGAGGAATGAGCGGCAAATCCGGTGTGCTTTGCGCCCCTTCCATGGAAAATTCCAAGGGAGAATCCGGATCGATCGGGGGCGGCGGTTCATGCATCGTAACATCTGCTGACATTGCGGTCCGACCGCTGTATCTGTGGGGTTGTCGGGCAATCTTCATCCAGTGTTGCCTATATTCTGCAGGCGGCCCGGTATCTTTTACTCCTGCAAGTGCGGGTAGACTGTCTGTTAGTACATCCAGGACATCGTCAAGGCTGGAAAATCGGGTCGCATCCGATCCGGCCTGAACTGCCATTACGCGTCCAATCCATCTCCAGCTTTCGAGAATTTCGTCCTCAGGAACAAGCACTTGAATGAAACGCTGAGCTCGGCCCTCATTATTTATGAACGTGCCGTCGGATTCCGCAAAAGTCCCTGCAGGAAAAACGAGATGTGCCAGATCGGTTGTTTCTGACGTTATATGGTCCAGCACCACCACATTCCGAGCGGCTTTGAACAGGCGATCCGCCTCATCCCGCGACACTCGTGCAAAAAGGTCGTTTTCCAGTACGACAACCGTGTCAGCCTGTTTCATCTCCACTTGCGCGATAGCTTCATCCAGGCAACGTTCGCTCAACATTGCCATTCCGAGACTGTTTGCTTCCGGAAGCACATAGGAAAGCTCCGCTTTTCGACCTGTGGAATCGAGTGCCCGGACTATATTGCCGGCCGCCTGAATCACAGCTTCAGACCCGCAACCTGTACCTGATATGACGAGAGGGCGTCGAGCTTTTCTGAGAAATTGGGCTATCACCGAGGCTCGGATTTGCACCTCCTCGGGTAAATCGGCAACGGCTGGCGCTTTACCATCGATTTCGTTTGCAACGGCAAATCCCAATCGTGCTATGTCCTGAGGAGCTGCATAGTAAACGCTGGAAGCTATGTCATCCAGTCTGCCCGGACTCGGAGAAGCGATGGATAAGGGACCCAGTTTCTCCTGGATAAGTTGTCGAACAGCCAATTCGTTCCATACAGGGATACCTTGACGGTGACACATTTCCATAGGCTGAACCTTGACTGCCTGCCGCATTGCCAAGGCCATCATGGGAGCCGAATTCGTGAGGTCCTCTCCGAGAATCAACACTGCGTCAGCCTGTTCCATGTCGTGGAGAGAAGGCGATCGTGCGAAACCGTTTGACAGCTCGCTGAGCACGGCACTGAGAAGCCGATTCTGCCTTTTCGACACTCCTGAAAAAAATCGCTCGGGACCGACAAGGGTCCGAAGCATGAAATTGCTTTCAAGGGATGCCCGCGGTGAGCCAATCCCGATTACCCCCGAGCTTTCCGAAAGAATTTGGCGAAATCGGACCAGCGCTTCCTGGGTCGTGAGGAATTGGGGTTGTCCATTCCCGTTGGAACGGACAAAAGGTTTTCTGATACGTCTGTCGCTGTTTACAAATTCATACCCGTACCTGCCCCGGTCGCAGAGAAAATATCCGTTTACCTCGCGATTGTATCGATTTCTGATTCGCCTGAGCGTTTTATACCGCTCGCCGGGAATGGTGTTGCAGCCTACCGAACAATGTACGCACACGGACGGAGCGGTCTGAAGATCCCATTTTCGCGTATAGTGTTTGCGAAGCGTCTTGTCCGTGAAGACCCCTGTCGGGCACACTTCCACAAGATTGCCGCTGAACTCGCTTTCAAGCGGGCCGTCCTTGAATCGTCCAAAATAGATTCGCTGATGGATTCCGAATACGTCGAGATCTCGTCCGCCCGCGTAATTGCGATAAAACCGTACACATCGATAACACTGGATACAGCGGTTCATCTCGTGTTCGAGAAACGGACCGAGGTCCTGGCTGGTATAAGTCCGTTTCTTGAACCGAAATTGTCTTCGCGTATGACCGGTCATGACCGTCATGTCCTGTAAGTGACATTCTCCGCCTTCATCGCAGACCGGACAGTCGTGCGGATGATTCGTCATAAGCCACTGGATAATTCCTGCGCGAAACTGCTTCACTTCAGGATCGTTGATGGAAATGCGCATACCATCCAGAGCATCACTCACGCAGGACATGATTATCTGACCGCGAGTGTCTTTTTCGTCTCGAAACAGTTTTACCGCGCACTGCCTGCAAGCGCCTACGGAATGCATGGCAGGGTGCCAGCAAAAGTACGGAATATCGAAACCCAAGGAAAGGCAGGCGTTCAGAAGATTCTGACCGTCTTCAATCTCATAGGGTTTGTTGTCGATGTAAATGATCGCCATATCATCTCCAGGGACAACGGCGTTCGGAAATGTGTCGTTCGAAATCTTCCCTGAAAAATTTCAGAGCGCTTCCAAGAGGTTCGACGGCTCCGGGCGCAAGTGCACAAAACGTTCGGCCCGGCCCGAGATGTTTTACGTGAAATTCGAGAGTCTCCAAGTCTTCAGGCTGGCCCTTGCCTTCCTCCATGTCCTTGAGAATGGAAGCCACCCAGGGCAGACCCTCGCGACAGGGAGTGCACCAGCCACACGATTCATGAGCAAAGAAATGTTCCAGATTATGAACCATTCCTACCGGGCATGTTTTGTCGTCCAGAACGATCATGGTCCCGGTGCCCATCCTGCTGCCTGCCTTCTGGACGGAATCAAAGTCCATTCTTGTGTCGAGGTGTTCCTCCAGTAGAAAATCCGTGGAAGCTCCTCCGGGCAGAAGACCTTTTAATCTCAGACCTTCCTGCATGCCGCCCGCATGTTCATAAAGAATTTCACGTATGGTAGTGCCCATGGGCAACTCCCAGAATCCGGGCTTCTTCACTTTGCCGCTGACGCCGTAAATCTTGCTGCCGCCATCCCTCGACAGGCTCAGACTCTTGAACCAATCGGCTCCTCTATTGATGATATGCGACACGTTGCACAATGTTTCGACATTGTTCATGAGTGTAGGTCTTCCCCAGAGACCTGACTGAGTCTGGCGGGGCACTTTTGAATGAGGGACAGCGCGACTGCCTTCCAGAGCGCTGGTGAGCGCGGTTCCTTCACCGCACATATATCTGCCTGCGCTCATATGCAGATGCATTTCAAGATTCAATCCGCTGCCGAGAATGTTCTTTCCCAGATATCCCGCTTGCTGAGCCTCAGCCAAAGCCGTCTTGAGTATATCTCGGGCACGAGTGTACTCCCACCTGAGAAAGAGAAAAGCCGACTCGCACTCGTTCATCAGAGATCCGATGATCATGCCTTCGATCAATTGGTGAGGATCGCCTTCCATGAGAATCCGATCCTTGAATGTTCCAGGCTCCATTTCATCGGCATCCGTAACGAAATAGCGAGGTCCGGGGTTATCCTGGAGCGAAGGCATGGATTTCCACTTTGTTCCGGTCGGGAATCCTGCACCTCCTCTCCCTCGTAAACGGGCATCGGAAATCTCGTGGATTACAGCGTCCCTGCCCATTTTCAAGGCTTTGCGCAAAGCCTGGTACCCGCCGGCCTTTTCATACTCCTTCAAGGAAAGCGGTTCACCATGAGGTCTGAAATTGGCGGTGAGGGGCCGTTCCATCAAGCTCTCTCCCGATATTTCTCGAGTATTCTATCGAATGCATTCTCATCCAGATGCGTGTAAAGCTCCTCATCGATCATAAGCGCAGGGGCCTGCTCGCACACACCGAGGCATTGGATCGGAAGAAGGGTGAACATTCCGTCCGCCGTTGTCTGCCCCATTTGTATGCCTAGACGCTGACAAATGTGATCGAGCAGTTTTTCGTATCCCATAATCCAACAAGTCACGCTGGCACATATCATGATTCTGTGCTTACCGACGGGTTTTCGATAGATATGATTGTAGAAGGAAGCAACTCCTTCCAGTTCCGCCGGAGTCATGTCGAGAAATTCTGCTATTTCCACGAGCACTTCGTCAGAAATCCATCCCAGATCCTGCTGCACTATCTGTATGGCCTCTATACAACCGGCTTTTCTCGTGCCGCTTCTCTCGACTTCCTCCTGGATCTGTTTCTTCATTTCATCCGTCAACATACTGACTATCCTCACCGATCCACATCCGACATAACGAAATCGATACTCCCCAGATAAGCGACAAGATCGGAGACCGTCGCTCCTCGTATTACATCGGGTATCATCTGCAAGTGCAGAAACGAAGGAGTGCGTATACGGGTCCGGTACGACATGGTGTTTCCGTCACTGACAAGGTAATAGCCGTTTGCCCCTTTCGTCGCCTCGATGTTTACGAAAGATTCGCCCGGCGGAATGACCGGCCCCCAGCTCACGTGCAGAAAATGAGCGATCAATGTCTCTATATCGAGCAAGGTTCGATCTTTCGGAGGAGGCGTTGTCAAAGGATGGTCCGACTTATAAGGACCATCGGGCATGTTTCTGAGACATTGATCGATGATACGTAAGCTTTGACGCATTTCTTCCACGCGAACGAGACCTCTGTCGTAGCAATCACCGTTGTGGCCGATGGGGATTTCAAAATCCAGGTGCTCGTACCCTGAATATGGTTGCGCCTTCCGAAAATCCCAGGGCAGACCGCAAGCTCTCAAACCGGGGCCTGTTACGCCCCATTCTATGGCTTCATCCAGGGTATATGAGGCGATACCTTTTGTCCGGCCCTTGAATATTGGGTTATCGAGCACCAGAAGCTGGTACTCGTCGAGCCTTGCGGGAAAATAATCGATGAAATCTTTTACCGGTTTTTCCCAACCGTGTGGCAGATCTTGAGCAACTCCTCCGATTCTGAACCAACTCGGGTGCATTCTGCCCCCGCAAATTGCCTCAACAATCTCAAATACCCGTTCCCGGTCGTTAAACATGTAAAACACCGGGGACATCATGCCCAGATCCTGGGCGAACGTGCCGTAGAAAACCAGGTGATTGGAGATCCGGAAAAACTCCGACATCATAATGCGTATCATCTTGGCCTTATCCGGGACGTTAATCCCTGCGAGTTGCTCCACAGCCA
The sequence above is a segment of the Desulfomonile tiedjei DSM 6799 genome. Coding sequences within it:
- a CDS encoding complex I 51 kDa subunit family protein codes for the protein MERPLTANFRPHGEPLSLKEYEKAGGYQALRKALKMGRDAVIHEISDARLRGRGGAGFPTGTKWKSMPSLQDNPGPRYFVTDADEMEPGTFKDRILMEGDPHQLIEGMIIGSLMNECESAFLFLRWEYTRARDILKTALAEAQQAGYLGKNILGSGLNLEMHLHMSAGRYMCGEGTALTSALEGSRAVPHSKVPRQTQSGLWGRPTLMNNVETLCNVSHIINRGADWFKSLSLSRDGGSKIYGVSGKVKKPGFWELPMGTTIREILYEHAGGMQEGLRLKGLLPGGASTDFLLEEHLDTRMDFDSVQKAGSRMGTGTMIVLDDKTCPVGMVHNLEHFFAHESCGWCTPCREGLPWVASILKDMEEGKGQPEDLETLEFHVKHLGPGRTFCALAPGAVEPLGSALKFFREDFERHISERRCPWR
- the nuoC gene encoding NADH-quinone oxidoreductase subunit C/D; its protein translation is MSDNSAILQNLQDKFPDTVLGLQSTLDLIPTIWLKKDGFLDVLRYLKTDIERPYRMLYDISAIDERVRSHRDGQPDADFTVFYSLLSFDRNAFIRIKVPLKGDQPSIPTVTKLWRNANWHEREVWDLFGIVFDDHPNLRRILLPPTWIGHPLRKEFPARATEAGVFQLPESKAVEEERALQFNPDDWGIPRQRGDSDLMFLNMGPQHPSVHGVFRLILALDGEQIVDTVLDIGYHHRAAEKMAERQSWHTFIPYTDRVDYLGGVMNNLPYVLAVEQLAGINVPDKAKMIRIMMSEFFRISNHLVFYGTFAQDLGMMSPVFYMFNDRERVFEIVEAICGGRMHPSWFRIGGVAQDLPHGWEKPVKDFIDYFPARLDEYQLLVLDNPIFKGRTKGIASYTLDEAIEWGVTGPGLRACGLPWDFRKAQPYSGYEHLDFEIPIGHNGDCYDRGLVRVEEMRQSLRIIDQCLRNMPDGPYKSDHPLTTPPPKDRTLLDIETLIAHFLHVSWGPVIPPGESFVNIEATKGANGYYLVSDGNTMSYRTRIRTPSFLHLQMIPDVIRGATVSDLVAYLGSIDFVMSDVDR
- the nuoE gene encoding NADH-quinone oxidoreductase subunit NuoE, with product MLTDEMKKQIQEEVERSGTRKAGCIEAIQIVQQDLGWISDEVLVEIAEFLDMTPAELEGVASFYNHIYRKPVGKHRIMICASVTCWIMGYEKLLDHICQRLGIQMGQTTADGMFTLLPIQCLGVCEQAPALMIDEELYTHLDENAFDRILEKYRERA